A portion of the Streptomyces sp. YPW6 genome contains these proteins:
- a CDS encoding DUF202 domain-containing protein, whose amino-acid sequence MTAAADRDPGLQPERTRLAWRRTTLTATVVALLAGRQALHSGATPAALVAVALSALAWLGFLTVAHRRVTVLGVARPEQLAPRGALTAALCTVALAVFAAAMLF is encoded by the coding sequence GTGACGGCGGCGGCGGACCGGGATCCGGGGCTGCAGCCGGAGCGGACGCGGCTGGCCTGGCGGCGCACGACGCTGACCGCCACGGTCGTCGCGCTGCTCGCCGGGCGGCAGGCGCTGCACAGCGGGGCGACCCCGGCGGCGCTGGTCGCGGTGGCGCTGAGCGCACTGGCCTGGCTGGGGTTCCTGACGGTCGCCCACCGCCGGGTGACCGTGCTGGGGGTGGCGCGGCCCGAGCAGCTCGCGCCGCGCGGGGCGCTGACGGCGGCACTGTGCACGGTGGCGCTGGCGGTGTTCGCCGCGGCGATGCTGTTCTGA